One genomic segment of Parus major isolate Abel chromosome 10, Parus_major1.1, whole genome shotgun sequence includes these proteins:
- the SEC11A gene encoding signal peptidase complex catalytic subunit SEC11A isoform X3, which translates to MTKCCLPELPPDVKYWADVSYCSSHGSMEPAFHRGDLLFLTNRIEDPIRVGEIVVFRIEGREIPIVHRVLKIHEKQNGDIKFLTKGDNNAVDDRGLYKQGQHWLEKKDVVGRARGFVPYIGIVTILMNDYPKFKYAVLFLLGLFVLVHRE; encoded by the exons ATGACCAAGTGCTGCTTACCAGAACTCCCTCCTGATGTGAAGTACTGGGCAGATGTTTCCTACTGCTCCTCCCA TGGGAGTATGGAGCCTGCTTTCCACAGAGGAGATCTCCTGTTCCTCACGAACCGAATTGAAGATCCAATCAGAGTGGGAGAAATAGTCGTCTTTAGGATAGAAGGAAGGGAAATTCCTATAGTCCATCGTGTCCTGAAAATCCATGAGAA GCAAAATGGAGACATCAAATTTCTGACAAAGGGAGACAACAATGCTGTGGATGACAGAGGGCTCTACAAACAGGGGCAGCACTGGCTGGAGAAGAAGGATGTTGTAGGACGAGCGAGAGG ATTTGTGCCCTATATTGGAATAGTCACTATCTTAATGAATGATTATCCAAAATTTAAG TATGCAGTCCTCTTTTTATTGGGTTTATTTGTGCTGGTCCATCGAGAGTAG